A stretch of Desulfovibrio sp. TomC DNA encodes these proteins:
- a CDS encoding PilZ domain-containing protein, whose amino-acid sequence MSAPDLAHFHCPPGTRLILEVTGLADKVTSVCVGHARSRFVVAQMPVLPETSRESFYQLLYPDNTVIVRYLHEGTVVGFTARLIKSIQIPFPLIFLTFPKRLESHDLRRHQRVSCCLPGQAVIGGTGVAGMVLDLSHSGCLFSASVPKTPPPVAIDDAVLLRCDIFGQTEPAGLAGVVKRVAISGRRLELGLKFSQMPPPTQEAIKTYLDQALSILG is encoded by the coding sequence ATGAGCGCCCCGGATCTGGCCCATTTCCATTGCCCCCCCGGCACCCGGCTCATCCTGGAAGTCACGGGATTGGCGGACAAAGTCACGTCGGTCTGCGTGGGTCATGCCCGCAGCCGATTCGTTGTCGCCCAGATGCCGGTGTTGCCCGAGACCAGCCGGGAGTCGTTTTATCAACTCCTCTATCCCGACAATACCGTCATCGTGCGCTATCTGCACGAAGGTACCGTGGTCGGGTTCACAGCTCGGCTCATCAAAAGCATCCAGATTCCTTTTCCCCTTATTTTCCTCACTTTTCCGAAGAGGCTTGAATCCCACGATCTCCGTCGGCATCAACGGGTGTCCTGTTGTCTGCCCGGCCAAGCCGTCATCGGCGGGACGGGCGTCGCCGGCATGGTCCTTGACCTCAGCCATTCGGGCTGCCTCTTTTCCGCCTCTGTCCCGAAGACCCCGCCACCCGTGGCCATTGACGACGCAGTGCTGCTTCGCTGCGACATCTTCGGCCAGACTGAGCCGGCAGGACTGGCCGGGGTGGTCAAGCGCGTGGCCATATCCGGCCGCCGCCTCGAACTTGGCCTCAAGTTTAGCCAGATGCCGCCGCCCACCCAGGAGGCCATCAAGACCTACCTCGATCAGGCTCTGTCCATTCTCGGCTAG
- a CDS encoding NAD-dependent succinate-semialdehyde dehydrogenase yields the protein MLSNMALFRQACLIDGQWVGADSGETIAVDNPATGAILGQVPRCGREETRRAIEAAREAWPALRAMTALQRADMLLRWHDLILAAKDDLARLMTLEQGKPLAESAGEIIYGASFIRWFAEEARRAYGDVVPANASGRVIMVTREPVGVCGIVTPWNFPMAMIGRKVGPALAMGCPVVVKPASQTPFSALALGELAIRAGIPAGVVNIVTGNARAIGAELTENPIVRKVSFTGSTEVGKTLMAQCAATVKKVSMELGGNAPFVVFDDADLDAAIAGAMASKYRNSGQTCICANRFHVQAGIYDAFVARLAQAVGELSVGEGLTPGVNQGPLIDGKATARMVAQVADATAKGGRIVCGGKPHALGGNFFEPTVIAEATRDMAFAREEIFGPLAPVFRFETEAEAIAAANDTEYGLAAYLYTRDIGRAFRVSGALEYGMVGVNESLISCTEAPFGGVKESGVGREGSRYGLDEYAVMKYTCLGGLAG from the coding sequence ATGTTGAGCAATATGGCGCTGTTTCGACAGGCGTGTCTGATTGACGGACAATGGGTTGGGGCTGACAGCGGCGAGACGATTGCGGTGGACAATCCGGCCACTGGAGCAATTCTTGGCCAGGTGCCGCGTTGCGGCCGGGAAGAGACGCGCCGGGCCATCGAGGCGGCCCGGGAAGCCTGGCCGGCCCTTCGGGCCATGACCGCTTTGCAGCGAGCCGACATGCTGCTGCGCTGGCACGATCTGATTTTGGCCGCCAAGGACGATCTGGCCCGGCTGATGACGCTTGAACAGGGCAAACCCTTGGCCGAATCCGCCGGGGAGATCATCTACGGGGCCAGTTTCATCCGCTGGTTTGCCGAGGAGGCCCGCCGGGCTTACGGCGACGTGGTGCCGGCCAATGCCTCGGGCCGCGTCATCATGGTCACCCGCGAGCCGGTCGGGGTCTGCGGCATTGTCACCCCTTGGAATTTCCCCATGGCCATGATCGGGCGCAAGGTGGGGCCGGCCCTGGCCATGGGCTGCCCGGTAGTGGTCAAGCCGGCCTCCCAGACTCCGTTTTCCGCCCTGGCTCTGGGCGAACTGGCCATTCGGGCCGGCATCCCGGCCGGCGTGGTCAACATCGTCACCGGCAACGCCCGGGCCATTGGCGCGGAGCTGACCGAGAACCCGATCGTGCGCAAGGTGAGCTTTACCGGCTCGACCGAAGTGGGCAAGACGCTCATGGCCCAGTGCGCCGCCACCGTGAAAAAGGTCTCCATGGAACTGGGCGGCAATGCCCCGTTTGTGGTCTTTGACGACGCCGATCTCGACGCCGCCATTGCCGGAGCCATGGCCAGCAAGTACCGAAACTCCGGCCAGACCTGCATCTGCGCCAACCGTTTCCACGTCCAGGCCGGCATCTACGACGCCTTCGTGGCCCGGCTGGCCCAGGCGGTCGGCGAACTGTCGGTTGGCGAGGGACTGACGCCCGGGGTCAACCAGGGACCGCTGATCGACGGCAAGGCCACCGCCCGCATGGTGGCGCAAGTAGCCGACGCCACGGCCAAGGGCGGGCGCATCGTTTGCGGCGGCAAGCCCCATGCCCTGGGCGGGAACTTTTTCGAGCCGACGGTCATTGCCGAGGCCACCCGGGACATGGCCTTTGCCCGGGAGGAAATATTCGGCCCCCTGGCTCCGGTCTTTCGTTTCGAAACCGAGGCCGAGGCCATTGCTGCGGCCAACGACACCGAATACGGCCTGGCCGCCTACCTCTACACCCGCGACATCGGCCGGGCCTTCCGGGTGTCCGGGGCGCTGGAATACGGCATGGTCGGCGTCAACGAGAGCCTTATTTCCTGCACCGAAGCGCCCTTTGGCGGGGTCAAGGAAAGCGGCGTCGGCCGGGAGGGTTCGCGCTACGGCCTCGATGAATACGCGGTCATGAAATATACCTGCCTGGGCGGACTGGCCGGCTAG
- a CDS encoding NAD(P)H-dependent flavin oxidoreductase encodes MSFPSLTIGDLTIPKAVIQGGMGVGISLSGLASAVAAAGGFGVISAAGIGMNEPDFATNYVEANNRVLAREIRAAKEAAPVGAIGVNIMVAMANFAELVKTAIRENVDAIFSGAGLPLDLPGHLPEGARTKLVPIVSSARAAVILCKKWLSRFGRTPDAFVVEGPMAGGHLGFKAEQIDDPNFVLERLVTEVVSGVAPYTAPNGRPIPVIAAGGVYTGADIHRFIQLGAAGVQMGTRFVATHECDADDRFKQSYIDATEKDVVIIKSPVGMPGRALHNEFLDLAAEGQKTPARCPYRCIHTCDYTKAPYCITLALANAKKGRLRHGFAFAGQNAWRVDRITSVAELFAELVAGYEASEAAALA; translated from the coding sequence TTGTCGTTTCCTTCCTTAACTATCGGCGACCTCACCATCCCCAAGGCCGTCATCCAGGGCGGCATGGGCGTGGGGATCTCGCTGTCCGGCCTGGCCTCGGCTGTTGCCGCTGCTGGCGGTTTTGGCGTCATCTCGGCTGCCGGCATCGGTATGAACGAACCGGATTTCGCCACCAACTATGTTGAAGCCAACAACCGGGTGCTGGCCCGGGAGATCCGAGCCGCCAAGGAAGCCGCTCCGGTCGGAGCCATTGGCGTCAACATCATGGTGGCCATGGCCAATTTTGCCGAATTGGTCAAAACAGCCATCCGCGAAAACGTGGATGCCATTTTTTCCGGCGCCGGACTGCCCCTCGACCTGCCCGGGCACCTGCCCGAAGGCGCACGTACCAAGCTCGTGCCCATCGTCTCCTCGGCCCGGGCCGCTGTGATCCTGTGCAAGAAATGGTTGTCGCGCTTTGGCCGCACCCCGGACGCCTTTGTGGTGGAAGGGCCGATGGCCGGCGGACACCTGGGCTTCAAGGCCGAGCAGATCGACGATCCGAATTTCGTCCTGGAGCGCCTCGTCACCGAGGTCGTGTCCGGAGTCGCTCCGTATACTGCGCCAAACGGCCGGCCCATCCCGGTCATAGCCGCCGGCGGCGTCTACACCGGGGCGGACATCCACCGTTTCATCCAGCTTGGCGCGGCCGGCGTTCAGATGGGGACCCGGTTTGTGGCCACCCACGAATGCGACGCCGATGACCGCTTCAAGCAAAGCTACATCGACGCCACGGAAAAAGACGTGGTCATCATCAAAAGCCCGGTGGGCATGCCGGGCCGCGCCCTGCACAACGAATTCCTGGATCTGGCCGCCGAAGGCCAAAAGACCCCGGCCCGTTGCCCCTACCGCTGCATCCACACCTGCGACTACACCAAGGCCCCCTACTGCATCACCCTGGCCCTGGCCAACGCCAAGAAGGGTCGGTTGCGCCACGGCTTCGCCTTTGCCGGACAAAATGCCTGGCGGGTGGATCGCATCACCTCGGTGGCGGAACTGTTTGCCGAGCTGGTGGCCGGCTATGAAGCAAGCGAGGCTGCGGCCCTGGCCTAG
- a CDS encoding nitrogenase component 1, giving the protein MSDSPYVSTTNACKLCTPLGAALAFRGVEGAIPFLHGSQGCATYMRRYIISHFREPMDIASSALGEKQAVFGGGPNLKKGILNVMSKYGASVVGVATTCLTETIGDDVPRLLAEFRKEFADLPLPEIVHVSTPSYSGTHMEGWHAAVAALASQLVTEKAPDHRRVNLMPGLVSPSDLRHFKEILADFGVAATVLPDISDSMDRPALLDYEKLPAGGTTLADIRAMSGALGSIECGRAVHVVESAGANLENRFGVPNVSLGIPIGIRETDAFFAALEKLTGVTTPAKYINERGRLVDAYVDGHKYVAGKRAIVYGEEDMVIAMVAFLAEIGVKPILAATGSTCKNFKAALAEVTAGLLPEPPEARLGVDFHDIAEQAADLAPDLLVGHSKGYTYAKAWDVPLLRVGFPIHDRFGGQRMRHVAYGGAQELFDRLVNTILERKQEASAVGYGYL; this is encoded by the coding sequence ATGAGCGATTCACCCTACGTTTCCACCACCAACGCCTGCAAGCTGTGCACGCCGCTGGGCGCGGCCCTGGCCTTCCGGGGCGTCGAAGGCGCGATTCCGTTTCTGCACGGCTCCCAGGGCTGCGCCACCTACATGCGCCGCTACATCATAAGCCATTTCCGCGAGCCCATGGACATCGCCTCTTCGGCCCTGGGCGAAAAGCAGGCCGTCTTCGGCGGCGGCCCGAATCTGAAAAAGGGCATCTTAAACGTCATGTCCAAGTACGGTGCCTCGGTGGTCGGCGTGGCCACCACCTGCCTAACCGAGACCATCGGCGACGACGTACCGCGTCTATTGGCTGAATTTCGCAAGGAATTTGCCGACCTGCCCCTGCCCGAAATCGTCCACGTGTCAACACCCAGCTATTCCGGCACCCATATGGAAGGCTGGCACGCCGCCGTGGCCGCCCTGGCTTCCCAGCTCGTTACGGAAAAGGCCCCGGACCACCGGCGCGTGAACCTCATGCCCGGCCTGGTGTCGCCGTCCGATCTGCGCCATTTCAAAGAGATCCTGGCCGACTTCGGCGTGGCCGCCACGGTCCTGCCCGACATCTCCGATTCCATGGATCGTCCGGCTCTGCTCGACTACGAAAAGCTGCCGGCCGGCGGCACCACCCTGGCCGACATCCGGGCCATGTCCGGGGCGCTTGGCTCCATTGAGTGCGGCCGTGCCGTGCATGTGGTGGAAAGCGCCGGGGCCAATCTGGAAAACCGCTTCGGCGTGCCCAATGTGAGCCTTGGCATCCCCATCGGCATCCGCGAGACCGACGCCTTCTTCGCCGCCCTGGAAAAGCTGACCGGCGTGACCACGCCGGCCAAATACATAAACGAGCGCGGCCGGCTGGTGGACGCCTATGTGGACGGCCACAAGTACGTGGCCGGGAAAAGGGCCATTGTCTACGGCGAGGAAGACATGGTCATCGCCATGGTGGCCTTTTTGGCCGAGATCGGGGTCAAACCCATCCTGGCCGCCACCGGCTCGACCTGCAAGAATTTCAAGGCCGCCCTGGCCGAGGTGACGGCCGGGCTGTTGCCCGAACCGCCCGAAGCGCGCCTGGGCGTGGATTTCCACGACATCGCCGAGCAGGCCGCCGATCTGGCCCCGGATCTGCTCGTCGGGCACAGCAAGGGCTACACCTACGCCAAGGCCTGGGACGTGCCGCTTCTGCGGGTGGGCTTCCCCATCCATGACCGCTTCGGCGGCCAGCGCATGCGCCATGTGGCCTACGGCGGTGCCCAGGAACTTTTCGATCGTCTGGTCAACACCATCCTCGAACGCAAGCAGGAAGCCAGCGCCGTCGGCTACGGCTATCTCTAA
- a CDS encoding class I SAM-dependent methyltransferase codes for MESRHEPLAGYYRLHARVYDATRWSFLFGRSQLVAQCAQALAEMGKATGARVAEVGCGTGHNLRLLARELPTARLTGIDLCPPMLRRAAKAVGRTADRVELACCAYGPDSLARGSMDLIVFSYALSMFNPGFEAALDAARLQLRPGGLVAVVDFCDTSVPWFRSWMGVNHVRMDGHLLPQLADRFVPARQKITPAYGGLWRRFSFLGHK; via the coding sequence ATGGAAAGCCGCCACGAGCCGCTCGCCGGGTATTACCGTCTTCACGCCCGGGTGTACGACGCCACGCGCTGGAGTTTCCTTTTCGGGCGCAGCCAGCTTGTCGCCCAGTGCGCCCAGGCGTTGGCCGAGATGGGCAAGGCAACCGGGGCGCGAGTGGCCGAGGTGGGCTGCGGCACCGGACACAATCTCCGTTTGCTGGCCCGCGAACTGCCGACAGCCCGGCTAACCGGCATCGATCTGTGTCCGCCGATGCTTCGGCGGGCGGCCAAGGCCGTGGGCCGCACAGCGGACCGGGTGGAACTGGCCTGCTGCGCCTATGGTCCGGACAGCCTGGCCCGGGGTTCCATGGATCTCATCGTTTTTTCCTACGCCCTGTCCATGTTCAATCCCGGCTTTGAGGCGGCCCTTGACGCCGCCCGGCTCCAGTTGCGCCCTGGGGGGCTGGTGGCCGTGGTCGACTTCTGCGACACGTCGGTCCCGTGGTTCCGGTCCTGGATGGGGGTCAACCATGTGCGCATGGACGGCCATCTGCTGCCGCAGCTGGCCGATCGCTTTGTCCCGGCGCGCCAGAAGATTACGCCGGCTTACGGCGGCCTGTGGCGACGGTTCAGCTTTCTTGGCCATAAATAG
- the nifE gene encoding nitrogenase iron-molybdenum cofactor biosynthesis protein NifE — MEQAIFEERRDQIHRTGEGPFELACNRDSLAGAVSQRACVFCGSRVVLYPIADALHLVHGPIGCAVYTWDIRGALSSGPELHRLSFSTDLQEKDVIFGGEKKLKAALLELIERHQPKAAFVYATCIVGIIGDDVAAVCRDVAAKTGIPVIPVQSEGFKGNKREGYAAACKAMFTLTGTGDISDISPISINILGDFNLAGEIWIIRDYFKRMGVETVANITGDGRVDDIRRAHGAALNVVQCSGATMELAKMLQEKYGTPFIRASYLGIEDMADSLYAVAEHFKDRDPGIVERTQQVVREELAVLLPQLKQYRKDLEGKRVAIYVGGAFKAFSLIKAFRHLGMKVVLVGSQTGTSEDYEELAAICDPGTVVVDDSNPLELSKYVRELDVDLFVGGVKERPIAHKLGVGFCDHNHERKEALEGFVGMLNFAREVHASATSPIWQFVPRREAMAKASKGEGI, encoded by the coding sequence ATGGAACAGGCGATTTTCGAAGAACGGCGGGATCAGATCCACCGTACCGGCGAGGGGCCTTTCGAGCTGGCCTGCAACCGCGACAGCCTGGCTGGAGCCGTGTCCCAGCGGGCCTGCGTGTTCTGCGGCTCGCGCGTGGTGCTCTACCCCATTGCCGACGCCCTGCATCTGGTCCACGGTCCCATCGGCTGCGCCGTCTACACCTGGGACATCCGGGGCGCGTTGTCCTCGGGACCGGAACTGCACCGCCTGAGTTTTTCCACCGACCTCCAGGAAAAAGACGTTATTTTCGGCGGCGAAAAAAAGCTCAAGGCCGCCCTGCTTGAACTGATCGAACGCCACCAGCCCAAGGCCGCCTTTGTCTACGCCACCTGCATCGTCGGCATCATCGGCGACGACGTGGCTGCGGTGTGCCGCGACGTGGCCGCCAAGACCGGCATCCCGGTCATCCCGGTCCAGTCCGAAGGGTTTAAGGGCAACAAGCGTGAAGGCTACGCCGCCGCCTGCAAGGCCATGTTCACCCTGACCGGCACCGGCGACATAAGCGACATCAGCCCCATTTCCATCAATATCCTGGGCGACTTCAACCTGGCCGGGGAGATCTGGATCATCCGGGACTATTTCAAGCGCATGGGCGTCGAGACCGTGGCCAACATCACCGGCGACGGCCGGGTGGACGACATCCGCCGGGCCCACGGCGCAGCCCTCAACGTGGTGCAGTGTTCCGGGGCCACCATGGAACTGGCCAAGATGCTGCAGGAAAAATACGGTACCCCATTTATCCGCGCCTCCTACCTGGGCATCGAGGATATGGCCGATTCCCTCTACGCCGTGGCTGAACATTTCAAGGACCGCGACCCGGGCATTGTCGAGCGCACCCAGCAGGTGGTGCGTGAAGAGTTGGCGGTGCTCCTGCCCCAGCTCAAGCAGTACCGCAAGGACCTCGAAGGCAAGCGGGTGGCCATCTATGTCGGCGGCGCGTTCAAGGCCTTTTCGCTGATTAAGGCCTTCCGCCACCTGGGCATGAAGGTGGTCCTGGTCGGGTCCCAGACCGGCACCTCGGAAGATTACGAGGAGCTGGCCGCCATCTGCGATCCGGGAACGGTGGTCGTTGACGACTCCAATCCGCTGGAACTGTCCAAGTACGTCCGGGAACTCGATGTTGATCTGTTCGTCGGGGGCGTCAAGGAACGTCCCATCGCCCACAAGCTCGGGGTCGGCTTTTGCGACCACAACCATGAGCGCAAGGAAGCCCTGGAAGGCTTTGTCGGCATGCTCAACTTCGCGCGCGAAGTCCACGCCTCGGCCACAAGCCCCATCTGGCAGTTCGTCCCCCGCCGGGAAGCCATGGCCAAGGCTTCAAAGGGAGAAGGGATATGA
- the modB gene encoding molybdate ABC transporter permease subunit: MFDASSLPPLLLTFRVATLATALAAVPAVFLARLAQVRSFPGRDLADAVLTLPMVLPPTVLGYYIIVVLGRRGIIGSYLWDNFGISIMFTWQGAVVAASVVAFPLVYRSARAAFEGVDENLENAARTLGASELAIFFRVSFPLALRGIVAGVMLALARAMGEFGATLMVAGNLPGKTQTLSLAVYSATQAGNDTLANELVLLISLACVVLLVVVAKIVKPKA; encoded by the coding sequence ATGTTTGATGCCAGCTCCCTGCCTCCCTTGCTCCTGACCTTCCGGGTCGCCACCCTGGCCACGGCCCTGGCTGCCGTGCCGGCGGTGTTTCTGGCCCGGCTGGCCCAGGTCCGCAGCTTTCCCGGCCGGGATCTGGCCGATGCCGTGCTGACGCTGCCCATGGTGCTGCCGCCGACCGTCTTAGGCTATTATATCATCGTGGTGCTGGGCCGGCGCGGGATCATCGGCAGCTACCTCTGGGACAACTTCGGCATCTCCATCATGTTCACTTGGCAGGGCGCGGTGGTGGCTGCCTCGGTGGTAGCCTTTCCCCTGGTCTACCGCTCGGCGCGGGCCGCCTTCGAGGGCGTGGACGAAAATCTGGAAAATGCGGCCAGGACACTTGGAGCCTCCGAGCTGGCCATCTTTTTCCGGGTGTCTTTCCCGCTGGCCCTTCGCGGCATCGTGGCCGGCGTCATGCTGGCCCTGGCCCGGGCCATGGGGGAATTCGGAGCCACGCTCATGGTCGCCGGCAACCTGCCCGGCAAGACCCAGACCTTGTCGCTGGCCGTGTACAGCGCCACTCAGGCCGGCAACGACACCCTGGCCAACGAACTGGTGCTGCTCATTTCCCTGGCGTGCGTGGTGCTTCTCGTGGTCGTGGCCAAGATCGTCAAACCCAAAGCCTGA
- a CDS encoding tetratricopeptide repeat protein: MASISAAQQEEKTEVEGHSLGQCRILGVYSLVKAAATGHGATARTYEQKTMWFVRRSDDDEYMVQALNANSIPSGPLTTISKGDFIRSYQPEPGYYEKRCLPFIESLKKKLTQADKLLADEDLDGAEKEFCKALLLDEKNPKANIELGKIHLQKGDGKKLAAAMRRILSTDALFQEHERHLFNEFGISLRKEKHFAEAVSFYGKALEHNNTDEHLHFNIARALAESGHIDTARSHLETALALRPDFETARRFLDYLGKNGGAPADAGDSEGQAQ, translated from the coding sequence GTGGCCAGCATAAGCGCGGCGCAACAGGAAGAAAAAACGGAAGTCGAAGGGCATTCTCTGGGTCAATGCCGCATTCTCGGCGTCTATTCACTGGTCAAAGCAGCAGCCACAGGCCATGGGGCAACAGCCCGGACCTATGAGCAGAAAACCATGTGGTTTGTGCGGCGAAGCGATGACGACGAATATATGGTCCAGGCCCTCAACGCCAATTCCATCCCATCCGGTCCCCTGACCACCATCAGCAAGGGTGACTTCATCCGCAGCTACCAGCCGGAGCCGGGTTATTACGAGAAACGCTGCCTGCCCTTTATTGAATCCCTGAAAAAGAAACTCACCCAGGCCGACAAGCTTTTAGCCGACGAAGACCTGGACGGTGCGGAAAAAGAATTTTGCAAGGCCTTGCTTCTGGACGAAAAAAATCCCAAGGCCAATATTGAGCTGGGTAAAATTCACCTGCAAAAGGGCGACGGCAAAAAACTGGCTGCGGCCATGCGCCGCATATTAAGCACTGACGCCCTGTTCCAGGAACATGAGCGCCACCTGTTTAATGAATTCGGTATCAGCCTGCGCAAGGAAAAACACTTTGCCGAAGCTGTCAGCTTTTACGGCAAGGCCCTTGAGCACAACAATACCGACGAACATCTCCATTTCAACATTGCCCGGGCTCTGGCCGAATCCGGACACATTGACACGGCCCGCAGCCACCTTGAAACCGCCCTGGCCCTGCGCCCCGATTTTGAAACGGCCCGGCGTTTCCTCGACTATCTCGGGAAAAACGGGGGTGCTCCAGCCGATGCAGGCGACAGTGAGGGCCAGGCCCAATGA
- a CDS encoding radical SAM protein yields the protein MTTTKDLSKHPCFNRESAGSCGRVHLPVAPKCNIMCNFCNRKYDCVSESRPGVTSAILTPEQALVYMDKVLEKEPRITVCGIAGPGDPLANPETLEAIRLLHAKYPQLLFCLSTNGLALPTYAAALAELGVTHVTVTVNAVDPKIGARIYSWARDGKVIHRGEAAASLLLSRQIEGIKILKEHDLIVKSNTIVIPGVNDQHVVEVSKMLSGLGVDIQNIMPVFPVADTPFADVPAPTHELIHGLREQAKDLVPQMTHCKRCRADAVGLLGKDLSGEMAGILGDCSRSIPGVDLSKRPYVAVATREGMLVNMHLGEAHKFQIWKQDGDAFALVEERYAPEPGNGTKRWIDLAKLLIDCRAVLVAACGETPRKILADTGVMPYECSGLVETVLAEVYGTGDLTLLKSRRKGLGKACCGGGGEGC from the coding sequence ATGACCACCACCAAGGACCTCTCCAAGCACCCCTGCTTCAATAGGGAATCCGCCGGTTCCTGCGGCCGGGTGCACCTGCCCGTGGCCCCCAAGTGCAATATCATGTGCAACTTCTGCAATCGCAAATACGATTGCGTCAGCGAATCGCGTCCGGGCGTGACCAGCGCTATCCTGACCCCCGAACAGGCCCTGGTCTACATGGACAAGGTGCTGGAAAAAGAACCCCGCATTACGGTCTGCGGCATCGCCGGACCGGGCGACCCCCTGGCCAACCCGGAAACCCTGGAAGCCATCCGCCTGCTGCACGCCAAATATCCCCAGCTTCTTTTTTGTCTGTCCACCAATGGTCTGGCCCTGCCGACCTACGCCGCCGCCCTGGCCGAACTGGGGGTCACCCACGTGACCGTCACGGTCAATGCCGTGGACCCGAAAATCGGGGCGCGCATCTATTCCTGGGCCCGCGACGGCAAGGTCATCCACCGGGGCGAGGCCGCTGCCTCCCTGCTTTTGTCCCGGCAGATCGAAGGCATCAAGATCCTTAAGGAACACGATTTGATCGTCAAATCGAACACCATTGTCATCCCCGGCGTCAACGACCAGCACGTGGTGGAAGTCTCCAAGATGCTCTCGGGGCTTGGCGTGGACATCCAAAACATCATGCCCGTCTTCCCGGTGGCCGACACCCCCTTTGCCGACGTTCCCGCCCCCACCCACGAGTTGATTCACGGACTGCGCGAACAGGCCAAGGACCTTGTCCCCCAGATGACCCATTGCAAGCGTTGCCGGGCTGACGCAGTGGGCCTGCTTGGCAAGGACCTCTCCGGCGAAATGGCCGGCATTCTCGGCGATTGCTCCCGCAGCATTCCCGGCGTCGATCTGTCCAAGCGGCCGTACGTGGCCGTGGCCACCCGGGAAGGGATGCTCGTCAACATGCACCTGGGCGAGGCCCACAAGTTCCAAATCTGGAAGCAGGACGGCGATGCGTTTGCCCTGGTCGAGGAACGCTACGCCCCGGAACCCGGCAACGGCACCAAGCGGTGGATCGATCTGGCCAAGCTGCTCATCGATTGCCGGGCCGTGCTCGTTGCCGCCTGCGGCGAGACGCCGCGCAAGATCCTGGCCGATACCGGCGTCATGCCCTACGAGTGCTCGGGGCTGGTGGAAACGGTCCTGGCCGAAGTCTACGGCACCGGGGATCTCACCCTGCTCAAGAGCCGGCGCAAGGGCCTGGGCAAGGCCTGCTGCGGCGGCGGCGGCGAAGGCTGCTAG
- a CDS encoding DUF3419 family protein, giving the protein MKQAHPLSRRLQDAFFGLVHGNRLIYNTCWEDPRLDRQLLGLSPQSRVAVITSAGDNALDYLLDDPAGVACVDLNFRQNALLELKRALFLQASHEELFSFFGDGGGPECAGIYARVRRHLPPYAAAFWDANSSYFKAGRLSRSFYYHGASGAVAFAFSRLLNLAKPRLRRDIPRLLAASSTDEQRRIYAAIEPVFWDRVSRWLVGRPALMALLGVPRPQIRLIQDSHPGGLEGFVREKMRRVFTESPMAENYFWRVYMTGRYTRECCPEYLKPANFATIRERLPRLTSHTASLSAFLQDNPGPYSHFVLLDHQDWLAHHAPAALAEEWDRIFAAAAPGAKILMRSAGLDVSFVPGAAKQRLRFFPELTEPMHGNDRVGTYGSQHLAVVG; this is encoded by the coding sequence ATGAAGCAGGCACATCCGCTCTCCCGGCGTCTCCAGGACGCCTTTTTCGGTCTCGTCCACGGCAACCGCCTTATCTACAACACCTGCTGGGAAGATCCCCGTCTGGATCGGCAGCTGCTTGGGCTGTCGCCACAGTCCCGGGTGGCGGTCATCACCTCGGCCGGCGACAACGCCCTGGATTATTTGCTGGACGATCCGGCCGGCGTGGCCTGCGTGGATCTCAATTTCCGGCAAAACGCGCTTCTGGAACTCAAGCGGGCGCTTTTTCTCCAGGCCAGCCACGAGGAGCTTTTCAGCTTTTTCGGCGACGGCGGCGGGCCGGAGTGCGCCGGGATCTATGCCCGGGTGCGTCGTCATCTGCCGCCCTATGCCGCCGCATTTTGGGACGCCAACAGCAGCTATTTCAAGGCCGGCCGCCTGTCGCGTTCGTTTTACTACCACGGCGCGTCCGGGGCGGTGGCCTTTGCCTTCTCGCGTCTTTTAAACCTCGCCAAACCCCGGCTGCGTCGGGACATCCCACGGCTCCTGGCTGCAAGCAGCACAGACGAGCAGCGCCGCATCTATGCCGCTATCGAACCGGTGTTCTGGGATCGCGTCAGCCGCTGGCTGGTGGGGCGGCCGGCGCTTATGGCCCTGCTTGGCGTGCCGCGTCCCCAGATCCGCCTGATCCAGGACAGCCATCCGGGCGGGCTTGAGGGGTTTGTGCGGGAGAAGATGCGGCGGGTGTTTACCGAGTCGCCCATGGCCGAGAATTATTTCTGGCGCGTCTACATGACCGGCCGCTACACCCGGGAGTGCTGTCCCGAATATTTGAAACCAGCCAATTTCGCGACGATTCGGGAGCGGCTGCCCAGGCTGACCAGCCATACCGCGTCCCTGAGCGCCTTTTTGCAGGACAATCCCGGTCCCTACAGCCATTTCGTGCTGCTCGACCACCAGGACTGGCTGGCCCACCATGCCCCGGCGGCCTTGGCCGAGGAGTGGGACCGGATTTTCGCCGCGGCCGCGCCTGGGGCCAAAATCCTCATGCGCTCGGCCGGACTCGACGTGTCCTTTGTGCCTGGGGCGGCGAAACAGCGGCTGCGGTTTTTTCCGGAGCTGACCGAACCCATGCACGGCAACGACCGGGTCGGCACCTACGGCAGCCAGCATCTGGCGGTGGTGGGCTGA